Sequence from the Methanosarcina siciliae T4/M genome:
GATAAGGTCAGAGGGGGGTAAAGTCAGAGAGAGGTTAAAGTCAGAGGTGAGGTTAAAGTCAGAGAGAGGTTAAATAACGACAGAATAAAAATCAAAAGGCAAAAACTAAGCCTTAAAACCAAATTTAATCTGAATAAATTCACATTTTGAAATCTTCTGAATAAGTTACCAATTAAAAAAGAAGATGAATGATATAAAAATAAAGGGAAGGAGAGAAGGAGTCGGATATTATTTCTTTCCGAGTTCCTTTGAGCGTTCACTTGCCCTTATTACTGCATTCATAAAAGCAGCCCGGATCCCGGCTTCTTCAAGGGCGTGAATCCCCTGGATTGTAGTTCCGGCGGGAGATGTAACCATATCTTTGAGTTCTCCCGGGTGCATGCCTGTTTCAAGCGCCATTTTTGCAGCTCCCAGCACAGTCTGGGCTGCAAGCGTGAGTGCGCTCTTCCTGTCCATCCCTTCAAGGACAGCCCCGTCAGCCATTGCTTCAATAACCGGGAAAATAAACGCAGGTCCGCTGCCCGAAAGCCCTGTTACGGCATCCATCAGAGATTCCTGTACCTGGACTGCCGTGCCGACTGCAGAAAAGATCTCAAGGGCAGCTTTCAGATCCTCGGGAGTGGCGTTCTTTCCGGGGGCGATCCCTGAAGCAGCTTCAGAAACCGTGGCTGCTATGTTTGGCATCACGCGCACGACCCTGGTGCCTTCAAGGAGAGCGTCCTCGTAGGTGGAGAGAGGTACTCCTGCAGCAATTGAGATCACGAGTTTTTCCGAAGTGATGTCACTCTTGAGGTTTGCGAGCACCGGGCCCAGGGTCTGGGGCTTTACTGCAAGAACAAGAATATCCGATTCCCGGACGATAACGGCGTTGTCAGTTGATACCCGGATTCCCAGCTTTGCCTGCAGGTCTTTCAAAAAGGGCTCGTATACATCACTTGCCCCTATATTTTCGGGCGTTACGATTCCGGCTTTAATGATGCCCTGCATGAGGGCAGAGCCCATTTTCCCTGCCCCTATGAATCCTATTTTTTGATTTTCCATGTACAAAATCTCCTTATTTCCAGAAAATAATTTTAAATTAAATTTTGAAAAGGAATACTTCCGAAGCTCACCTGTGAAATGCTGATCTCAAAGCACACCTGCATTTATTACCTGTTAAGGTTTCGGAAACTCATATTCTGTTAGAGTTGGAAACTCAATATTACCTGTTAAAGTTTACCTGTTAAAGTTTCGGGAACTCATATTACTTTTTTAAGCTTCGGAAACTCAATATCCCGGTCGAACTCTCCGGATTTATTGCGGTTTTCCGGGGTCAGACGAGATACGGGATATTTTCCTGACCGATGAATTTAATTTATCTCTTCCAGTATGCCGATATTTTCTTTCTTAATTACATTATCATAATTGTTATAGCCCAGAATACTGTCAATTTGATTTGTCTGGGCTCCTTTGATTTTGATAAGTTCTTCGGAAGTATAATCCGTGATCCCTTTTGCAAAGACCCTGCCTTCACACTCGAGCTTCACGACGTCTCCCCTGTCAAAAGTTCCATCAATATCCACAATCCCTGCAGGCAGGAGGCTGTTTTTTCCCAGCACCGCAGCTTTTGCTCCGGCGTCCACCCGGACAGTCCCTGAGGCCCTGGCAAGAATTATCCAGCGAGCGCGGTTTTTCTGAATATGCCTCTCTGCAAGGAAGAGCGTTCCGATCTCTTCTCCGGAAAGGATCTTCATAACCACATCCTCTATGTCACTGTTTGCGATTACGACATAGCAGCCTGCCATGCTGCAGATTTTTGCAGCTTTTATCTTGGTCCGCATCCCTCCCACACCCTTGAAGCTTGTGGGGTCTCCTCCGTAGCTCTCGATTTCAGGTGTGATCTTTTTTACAAGGGCCAGTAGCTTTGCGTCACGATGTATTTTTGGGTTCCTGTCAAAGAGACCGTCAATGTCTGAAAGGATGATCAGGAGGTCAGCATCAATTTTGCTTGCAACCATTGCAGAGAGCTTGTCATTGTCCCCGAAGATTGCTTCAATCTCGTTTGTACAGGTACAATCGTTTTCATTTATTATCGGGACGACCCCATACTCCAGAAGGGCTGAAATGCTGTTCCTCAGGTTAAGGTAGGTTACGCGGTCGGAATAGAATTCATAGGTAAGAAGGATCTGGGCTACCTTCATCCCATATCTGGAAAAAGCCCTGCTCCAGTCCTGCATCAGTATGCTCTGCCCCACAGCTGCAGCTGCCTGCCTTATAGGGATCTCACGGGGTTTGGGGACTATGCCCATCTCGTTAAGCCCCACGCCTATTGCTCCCGAACTTACAAGAATTACTTCTTTTCCCTGTTTTCGAAGCTCGTAGACCTGAGCTGCGATACTTTCCATAAAAGCCGGGTCAATATTGCAGTTTTCCTTTGTGTGGTCGCAGCCCTTTCTGGTTATCGAAGAAGTTCCAATCTTAATAACGATTTTATTAACATCACGGAAGAATTGTTCTCTATCTGTCAATGGAAGTGCCTCTGAAGGTTATTTGGAAGACGGCTGCAGATAACCTCGACCGCAACCGGGATTTCCGGTTTTTGCACTTTACCTGCGCTGGTATTTCGATTCAAATATATAAACATATCATAAATATTCAGGGGTGTATTAATCCACATCCTCGAACTTAAGGTCAAGCTTCCTGTGGGTATAGGGTTTTGCCTGTTCTCCTGCATAATCGGCAACGATCTGCCCTTCCCCCATAAGGATGTACTTGTAAATCAGCAGCCCTTCCATACCAACAGGCCCACGGGAGTGGATCTTGTTCGTACTGATCCCGACTTCGGCACCTTTTCCATAACGGTAACCGTCCGCAAACCGGGTTGAGGCATTTACCATCACGCTTGAGGAGTCAACAAGCCCTATGAACTCTTTTCTCCGGGAAGCATTTTCCGTGATTATTCCGTCAGTATGGTGGGAGCCGAAGGTGTTTATGTGGTCAATTGCTTCTTTTATGGAATCTACAAGTTTTATTGAAAGTATAAGGTCGTTATACTCGAGGCCCCAGTCCTCTTCTGCCGCCTTTGAAAGTGGGGCTAGTCCCTTTTCCGCAAGCAGGGTATAGCTGTCTTCATCACAGCGCAGTTCCACTCCTACTTTTATGTACATCTCTGCCATCTTCGGCAGGAAAACTTCCGCAATTTTGCGGTTTACAAGCAGGGTTTCAATGGCGTTGCAGACTGCAGGGTACTGGACCTTGGAATCGAAACAGACCTTCCAGGCAGTGTCCAGGTCTGCAAACTCATCCACGTATATATGGCAGATCCCGCTTGTGTGCCCGAGGACCGGGATTTTTGTATTGTCCTGGATGAACTTGACAAACTCATTGGAACCCCTGGGGATCAGGAGGTCGACATACGCATCAAGGCTCAGAAGGCTCATGATCTCTTCTCTTGTCTCCATTAGCTGGAAGGCTCCTCTAGGCATGACCTCAATGGATTCTATGGCTTTAACAAGAATTTCGAAAATTGTGCGGTTTGACTCTCTAGCCTCACTTCCGCCTTTGAAAATAGTTGCGTTTCCGCTCTTCAGACAGAGGGACATTACCTGAGGCACAACGTCAGGCCGGGATTCGAAAATCACTCCTATCAGGCCTATGGGGCAGCTAATCTGATAGAGGATCAGATCATTGTCAAGCTCGAGTGTGGAAAGAGTTTCTCCAACAGGGTCTTTTAGCTTTATTACATCTCTGATTCCTGCGATCATCCCGTCAATCTTTGAATCTGTAACCTTGAGCCTGTCTACAAGGGCCTGGGTAAGCTTCCCGGCTTTTTTCAGTTCGGATGCATATTCAAGGTCTTTTGAGTTTGCTTCAAGGATAGCTTTTCTTTCTCTATCCAGGGCTTCTGCCATAGCTTCAAGAGCCCTGTTTTTTACCTCTTCGTTTACACCGGAAAGCTCAATTGAAGCTTTTTTTGCCTTAATCACTTTCGTTTCAATGTCTTCAGCCATATATTCACCGTCTTTATATAATGACCCTAATCGAGATTAGAGGATATTTGAGATTACAAGATGTAATTGATTGAGATCCATAAGATGAGGAATTCAGTCCATAGAATACTTGAGTTTTTTCATGCACAAAGATGAAAAAAGAACACAGAGAGTTCTATGATAAATATTTTTGTATACTGTCTCGGTATATGATATGGCAAAGTTCTAAATAAAAGATCCCATTTAGCGAAGTTATTTTTGGTTCCTGTGGCTTGGTTCCTGTGGCAGAATAAAAAGAGTAAGTATATATTACATCATTTTTTTAATCTGAAATGATATTTTTAAAGATTATATTAAATCATTTAAGGCTGTGATATCCCTTTATTTAGGGAATAATCCGGATAAAGGTCTCTTATTTTCCGAAATTCGGGAATGAAAAAACAAGGTTTAAGGGATCAAACAGGAACATTTTACATTAGTAATATAATAATGAATGTTTCCTAGAACTCAACTACATTTAATTTTATGTAAAGATTCCCTGTTAGTAAAATATTATTTCAAAACGAATATATATACGATGCATATAACTATAGCATATGCGACTTCATTTCGTGGGAGCGCATACTAGATCTTGAAAAAAGAGCTTGTGAAATACCCCTGTAATTTTTGAGCATATTCTGCAATGAGACGAAAGACGGACAAAATATCAAGGCCCCGGAAATGGCCATTTTAAACAGTTTTTATATATTGTGGATGCCGCATTCTGTTGGGAATTTACGGTCGTCCAGTAAGCCGTTTCATACACAAAGTTTATTATAGGGGTAAATCCATATCGGAATGGGGATAACTTCTGTAGATTGGTGGTGTGTAAAAAATGAAATCATTCGCGTTAGTCCGGGCAGACGACTCGGATAAAGTAAAAATAGCATTACATGATCTAGAACGATACGGGCATATTCAATTTTCAGCGACTCCTAAATGTATAGAACCTAATTATGCTGATGAGCTTCTTGTAAATGTAATGGGCGTATCACTAAGGTCAAAATGCAACTCTGCAGCCCTTGTTGAGTTGAGTAATCACGCTGGAGCGGCTATTAGCAGGTTGAAGAAGATTCATCCTCCTGCACATATAATTATTATCAGTCCAAGGCATAAAATGTTTGAAGAGTTGGCTGGCAAATTCCAGAAATATCCTGAATTTGACAGAACCTTCAATCATCAAAAGAGTTCTCAAAGTATGGATATGATTCAGGAGAAAGGGGAAACACCCAACCCGATGCATAAAGAGTAATACTTTCTCATCCAAAGCGAAAGTTAAAATTACCTTTTATTTCTCTTTTTCTAAGATATGTAGAGAAAAAGAGAAATCTCCTTTTTAGATAACTAACCTTTTTAGCTATGGACTTTTAGCTATGGGCTTTTAGCTATGGGCTTTTAGCTATGGGCTTTTAGCTATGGGCTTTTAGCTATGGACTGCTTTTAGCTATGGACTGCTTTTAGCTATGGACTTTTAGCTATGGACTTTATTAATAAATATATGTTTAGCCGAATTTTTGTCCGGATTCAATCCACATTTATGTAAGTTTCACCCGGTTTAAAAGCATCTTTCAATTAGTTCAGGATCTTATGTTGCATCTTTCTGTGCCTCATATCTAATCTTCCTGATCGAAATATACACCTGTCTTTGACCTCAGTTTGGAAACGTAAGTATACAGGCTTTCAACATCTTTAATTTCTTTTTGCGTTATTAGTTTCAATTTATTCCTAATCTGGAGTTCAGGTTTTACCCCAAAGTTTCCAAAATATTCCGAAAGTTTAGTGGCAAGTATGTCCCCTCTCCTATCCCAGTCAGTGAGTATGATAACTTCGCAGCCCAGTTTCGCTATTCTTTCCGAAAAATTAAAAAGAGAGTGGTGGGTTGCAAGTTCAAAGTTGCCATCAATGCCGAGCCGCTTCATGGAAATAATGTCTCTTTTCCCTTCAACGATAACCACTGCTCCCTTTTTGGAGTATTCCGAAAGTTCCAGGAGCAGTTCTTCAATTCTTTCCAGTCTTTTTCTGTATATTTCAATATCAGTCACGTTATTCTGCAACCTTTTAGTTAAACAGGAGATTGGTTAATCAGGGGATTAATGTAAAAATCGTGTCTTGCAATTATTTTCTCATTCCTTTAAACGGGCACCAAGAACCGATACCGCCTGTTGATATGAGATTCCTTTTATCAGTAAAGACTTCTTGCTGTTTGTAGCTCCGCTGTTTATCAGAATTTCCGAACTGCCGATCCCGAAAAGTTCGGCAAGGCTCTCAATAAGCTGTTCATTTGCCTTTCCTTTCTGGGCGTTTTTAGTCAATTTTACTTCAATCCTCTTTCGCCATTCATTATAGCCGCTGGGAACGGAAAGTGACCTGGAGCCGGGGGTAACTTCAATCTCAATAATTATACCGGAGTCCAGAGTTTTTATTGCCTCTTCGAAGGACATATGTGTCATCATTTTGGAAGTAAATATATAAATGGGTAACTGGTTTCCCGACAAATTAAGGGAATAATGCTCGATCTTTAAGAAATAGTCCGAATAATTAAGAAATAGTCCGAATAATTTAGTGAACTTTTATGAAGTGAGCTCTAAAAACAGATTTGTGTAAAATAGTGCTGTAGCCCGAGCGCACTAACTCCGAAAGTTCATCCTCTGGTTTTCCGCAGTCCCTTTCAGTTACCCTCGTGTCGGGCAGTGTCACACTATCGATGTACCGCATTGGGGTTGTCTGTACACTCACAGTCAGGATTTTCCATTGTCTCATGCAAGGACCTATACAATGCGACAGGTGGTTATATATATTTACTAACTTATAAATATACCGGTAAAATCGAACCCCGGCATGAGCATCACTTATGGGGAAACCTCTTGAAACATAAGGAAAACTATTCTGACAAGTTCCGAAAATGGAAACATTTCGGGCACCATTAAAGGAGTTTAAGGAAAAGTTATATATGATGTATAATGTTTGGTCTTCCATTAACTGAGCACAAGCGTTTGATAAACAACAGAGGTGCGTATATATGTACGGCACTGAACAGGTAATTTCCGGAACAATTATCGCAGGCCCCGAACTTGATCCTATAGAGGGATACATCTGTGTAAAAAATGGGATTATAACGGAAATTGGAGAAGAGCATACATATTCTGCAAACATAATAGCTCCCTGTTTTGTCAATGCCCATACCCATCTTGGAGATTCAGTTTGCAAAGACCCTCTTATGGGAACAGTCTCCGGTTTCCGGATCCAGAAAGACCTCGACTCCCTGGTAAAGCCACCGGACGGATTGAAACACAGAATTCTCAGGGAAACTTCTTATAAAACACTAATTCAGTACATTAGAAAGTCTCTCCTGGATATTATTGAGACCGGAACCTGTGCTTTTGCGGATTTTAGAGAAGGAGGAGTTGTAGGACTTGCAGCCCTTAATAAAGCCCTTGAAGGACTTGACCTGCATTCCCTTATATTTGGCAGACCCACAGAACCCCAGCTTCCTCCGGGAGTGGTACTTGCCGAAATAAAAAGGGTTTTATTGCACTCTGACGGGCTTGGAATTAGTGGAGCAAATGATCTCGATATGGAACTCTTGCAGGAGATTACAACCTGCACCAGGGTCCAAAAAAAACTTTTTGCAATCCACGCAGGGGAAAAGAACAGAAGTGACATTGAAAAAGCCCTGTCCCTGGAGCCTGACCTGTTGATTCATCTAACACACGCCACAAAAAAAGACCTGGAGGAAGTAGCTCAGACAGGAGCCCCAGTTGTTGTCTGTCCGAGGTCTAACTTCGTGACAGGATCAGGAATGGCGCCGATAGCTGAAATGCTTGGGGCTGGAATCCGTGTGGCAGCCGGAACAGATAATGTAATGCTGAACTCTGTAAATATGTTTGCTGAAATGGAATTTATGTCCAAGGTCTTTTCGATCGAGGATAGGCAAGTATTTAAAATTTGCACACTTAATGGTTCTTTTGTAATGGGGCCTGATTCCACGGGTTCGATCGAAAAGGGGAATAAAGCGAATTTAATGATCCTGAATGGAAGTTCAAACAATCTGGCAGGAATAAAAGATCCTATTAGTGGAATCACAAAGAGGGCAAGGCCCGACGATATATTAGCGGTACTTCATTCGTAAAGCAAATGGAGAACGAGATATGACGAGCGAATTTTACCGGAACATAGTAATTGCAACAGACGGATCTGAGAACACCCAGAGAGCAATTTCTTACGGAATTGAGATTGCAAAACTCAGTGGAGCCACAGTTCACGCACTTTATGTAGTGGACACATCTTCTTTTTCGTCGATACCCATGAGTTCGGACGGCGGCTGGGAAGCAATGTTCGAAATCCTGAAAAAGGAGGGTCAGAGTGCAGTCTCTGCCGTCAAGCAGCAGGGAAAGGCCGCAGGGGTAGAAGACATAAGAGAAATTGTCTGGGAAGGGAACCCTAGTGCTGCGATTCTCGAGTTCGCAGAGAAAAACAATGTTGACCTGATAGTCTTGGGAACGCTTGGAAAAACCGGACTTGACCGATTCCTCATGGGAAGTGTTGCAGAAAAGGTAGTCAGAAGCTCAACTGTTCCGGTAATGGTCGTCCGGAGTGGAGAAACAAGCTGATATTGCTATCGACTGGAAGCCTTTTGAAGAGAAACGATTAATCAAAAAAATCCAGGATTCAGAGGACAATACAGGGGTAGATCATATGCCAAAAAACATCTTCATAGAAGATATCATGGTAAGGGACGTCGCATGCGCGACCCTGCCAGGTTCCAGGGACGAGGTTCTTAAAATTCTTAAGAACAAACATATCTCGGGAGTTCCGGTACTCAAGGATTCCAAAGTAGTAGGAATAGTAACCCGGACAAACCTGTTACAAAACCCTGAAGAGGAACAACTGGCCCTTCTTATGACACGAGACCCGATAACCATATCCCCTGGATCGGACCTGCAGACTGCTGCACGCCTGCTTCTGCAGCACGGTATCAGAAGACTTCCGGTTGTTGATGACGGAAAACTTGTGGGGCTTGTTACGGTTGCAGACCTGGTGGGCACAATTGCGGATATGAATATCGATATTCCTATCAAGGACTATGTGGAAGAGGAAGTAGTTGCAATCTATAGCGAGACCCCGTTACCTGTTGTAGCCAGGATCATGGAACTTTCCGGGGTCAAGGCTGTGCCTGTACTTGATGCAGCTCTTGAACTCATAGGGATCATCTCGGACCGGGACGTAATCGCCGCAAGTGTTATCGAAGACAGCGTGGAAATGTCGGATATGTCCGCAGGGCAGGACGACGATGCCTGGACCTGGGAGTCCATGCGGGATACCATGAGCATCTACTACAGCGTGTCCAGGATCAAGGTCCCGAACCTGATCGGAAGCGATATCATGATCCGGGAACCAATCACAGCTACCTACATTGCATCTGTCAGCGACTGCGCAAGAAAAATGAAACGTAACAGGATCGACCAGATACCGATTATTAATTCAAACCGCAAGCTTCAGGGCCTCCTAAGAGACCACGATCTTCTTAAGCCTCTGATAGAATCGGAATAATCCCAGGCTAATGCGGGTTGAATACAGTTTTGAGCCGGGTTAAAAATATTTTAAGCCTCAGCTCAAACTTATTTCAGTCAAAAAATAAAAACAGATAAAAATCCGGAAAAACTCTCATTTCAAGTCCGGCGTATTTCAGGATTCTAATGTATAACGGTGATTTTTTATACAAAGTGCCTTTTAATTTAATACTTTTTTCAGGAGCCATAACATGGACAGGCCCTTTATTTTTATAAACTCCGCTATGTCAGCCGACGGTAAACTCTCAACAAAAGAGAGAAAACAGGTAAAGATTTCCGGAAAACTCGATTTTGAAAGAATGGATGAACTCCGGGCTCAGGCAGATGCAATCATGGTAGGGATAGGCACCGTACTTGCCGATGACCCCAGCCTGACGGTAAAATCTCCTGAAAGGAAAGCTTCCCGAAAAGCCGCCGGAAAAAGCGAAAATCCAGTAAGAATTATTGTTGACAGTGCCGCAAGAATTCCTCTTAATTCCGATATCTTCAAAAAAGGTGAGGGGCTCAGGGTAATTGCCGTTTCAAATTCAGCTCCCTCAGAGAAGATCAAAAGCCTGGAAGAAAAAGCTCGGGTCATTAAGACAGGAGACTTTAAAGTTAACCTTCCAGAACTTGCGGTAAAATTAAAGGAAATGGGCATAAACACCCTAATGGTCGAAGGAGGCGCGACCCTGAATTGGGGGATGCTCTCCGCAGGCCTTGTTGATGAGGTCTATACTTTCGTCGGGAACCTCATTATCGGAGGAAAAACAGCCCCTACTTTCACGGACGGGGAAGGGTTCACGGAAGCCGAACTCCTCGGACTTGAACTGCTTTCGGCTGAA
This genomic interval carries:
- a CDS encoding glutamate-5-semialdehyde dehydrogenase, with the protein product MAEDIETKVIKAKKASIELSGVNEEVKNRALEAMAEALDRERKAILEANSKDLEYASELKKAGKLTQALVDRLKVTDSKIDGMIAGIRDVIKLKDPVGETLSTLELDNDLILYQISCPIGLIGVIFESRPDVVPQVMSLCLKSGNATIFKGGSEARESNRTIFEILVKAIESIEVMPRGAFQLMETREEIMSLLSLDAYVDLLIPRGSNEFVKFIQDNTKIPVLGHTSGICHIYVDEFADLDTAWKVCFDSKVQYPAVCNAIETLLVNRKIAEVFLPKMAEMYIKVGVELRCDEDSYTLLAEKGLAPLSKAAEEDWGLEYNDLILSIKLVDSIKEAIDHINTFGSHHTDGIITENASRRKEFIGLVDSSSVMVNASTRFADGYRYGKGAEVGISTNKIHSRGPVGMEGLLIYKYILMGEGQIVADYAGEQAKPYTHRKLDLKFEDVD
- a CDS encoding universal stress protein, translated to MTSEFYRNIVIATDGSENTQRAISYGIEIAKLSGATVHALYVVDTSSFSSIPMSSDGGWEAMFEILKKEGQSAVSAVKQQGKAAGVEDIREIVWEGNPSAAILEFAEKNNVDLIVLGTLGKTGLDRFLMGSVAEKVVRSSTVPVMVVRSGETS
- a CDS encoding DUF167 domain-containing protein, which translates into the protein MSFEEAIKTLDSGIIIEIEVTPGSRSLSVPSGYNEWRKRIEVKLTKNAQKGKANEQLIESLAELFGIGSSEILINSGATNSKKSLLIKGISYQQAVSVLGARLKE
- a CDS encoding DUF356 domain-containing protein, which translates into the protein MKSFALVRADDSDKVKIALHDLERYGHIQFSATPKCIEPNYADELLVNVMGVSLRSKCNSAALVELSNHAGAAISRLKKIHPPAHIIIISPRHKMFEELAGKFQKYPEFDRTFNHQKSSQSMDMIQEKGETPNPMHKE
- a CDS encoding amidohydrolase family protein, translated to MYGTEQVISGTIIAGPELDPIEGYICVKNGIITEIGEEHTYSANIIAPCFVNAHTHLGDSVCKDPLMGTVSGFRIQKDLDSLVKPPDGLKHRILRETSYKTLIQYIRKSLLDIIETGTCAFADFREGGVVGLAALNKALEGLDLHSLIFGRPTEPQLPPGVVLAEIKRVLLHSDGLGISGANDLDMELLQEITTCTRVQKKLFAIHAGEKNRSDIEKALSLEPDLLIHLTHATKKDLEEVAQTGAPVVVCPRSNFVTGSGMAPIAEMLGAGIRVAAGTDNVMLNSVNMFAEMEFMSKVFSIEDRQVFKICTLNGSFVMGPDSTGSIEKGNKANLMILNGSSNNLAGIKDPISGITKRARPDDILAVLHS
- a CDS encoding toprim domain-containing protein, yielding MTDIEIYRKRLERIEELLLELSEYSKKGAVVIVEGKRDIISMKRLGIDGNFELATHHSLFNFSERIAKLGCEVIILTDWDRRGDILATKLSEYFGNFGVKPELQIRNKLKLITQKEIKDVESLYTYVSKLRSKTGVYFDQED
- a CDS encoding CBS domain-containing protein, producing MPKNIFIEDIMVRDVACATLPGSRDEVLKILKNKHISGVPVLKDSKVVGIVTRTNLLQNPEEEQLALLMTRDPITISPGSDLQTAARLLLQHGIRRLPVVDDGKLVGLVTVADLVGTIADMNIDIPIKDYVEEEVVAIYSETPLPVVARIMELSGVKAVPVLDAALELIGIISDRDVIAASVIEDSVEMSDMSAGQDDDAWTWESMRDTMSIYYSVSRIKVPNLIGSDIMIREPITATYIASVSDCARKMKRNRIDQIPIINSNRKLQGLLRDHDLLKPLIESE
- the proB gene encoding glutamate 5-kinase, which codes for MTDREQFFRDVNKIVIKIGTSSITRKGCDHTKENCNIDPAFMESIAAQVYELRKQGKEVILVSSGAIGVGLNEMGIVPKPREIPIRQAAAAVGQSILMQDWSRAFSRYGMKVAQILLTYEFYSDRVTYLNLRNSISALLEYGVVPIINENDCTCTNEIEAIFGDNDKLSAMVASKIDADLLIILSDIDGLFDRNPKIHRDAKLLALVKKITPEIESYGGDPTSFKGVGGMRTKIKAAKICSMAGCYVVIANSDIEDVVMKILSGEEIGTLFLAERHIQKNRARWIILARASGTVRVDAGAKAAVLGKNSLLPAGIVDIDGTFDRGDVVKLECEGRVFAKGITDYTSEELIKIKGAQTNQIDSILGYNNYDNVIKKENIGILEEIN
- a CDS encoding 2,5-diamino-6-(ribosylamino)-4(3H)-pyrimidinone 5'-phosphate reductase; translated protein: MDRPFIFINSAMSADGKLSTKERKQVKISGKLDFERMDELRAQADAIMVGIGTVLADDPSLTVKSPERKASRKAAGKSENPVRIIVDSAARIPLNSDIFKKGEGLRVIAVSNSAPSEKIKSLEEKARVIKTGDFKVNLPELAVKLKEMGINTLMVEGGATLNWGMLSAGLVDEVYTFVGNLIIGGKTAPTFTDGEGFTEAELLGLELLSAEKIEAGVLLKWKVEGKRN
- the proC gene encoding pyrroline-5-carboxylate reductase, whose amino-acid sequence is MENQKIGFIGAGKMGSALMQGIIKAGIVTPENIGASDVYEPFLKDLQAKLGIRVSTDNAVIVRESDILVLAVKPQTLGPVLANLKSDITSEKLVISIAAGVPLSTYEDALLEGTRVVRVMPNIAATVSEAASGIAPGKNATPEDLKAALEIFSAVGTAVQVQESLMDAVTGLSGSGPAFIFPVIEAMADGAVLEGMDRKSALTLAAQTVLGAAKMALETGMHPGELKDMVTSPAGTTIQGIHALEEAGIRAAFMNAVIRASERSKELGKK